The Pseudomonas putida nucleotide sequence TCGTGTTCGACCCGCGCCGCGCTCACTTCCAGGCCACCGATCTGCAGCCGCTCGCCACAAGCGAGAAAACCGGCCACCTCCACCGGCTTGCGCATGCCGCGCAATGTGCCTTGGCTGAGGTAGACCGGTACATTGTAGCGCCGTGACAGCAACCCCACCCCATGCACGTGGTCGGCATGTTCGTGGGTGACCAGCACGGCGCTCAGTTGTGCCGCCGACACCCCGAGCAGCGCCAGGCGCCGCTCGGTTTCACGCAGGGAAAAGCCGCAATCGACCAGGATGAACGTGTCACCACTGGCGATCAGCGTGCCATTTCCCTGGCTGCCGCTTCCGAGTACCGCGAAGCGCACTTAGCCCAGATGGTCCTGAATGGCGCTCAGCACGCGGCGGGCGACATCGGCCGGGGCCACGGTGTTGATGTTCTTCTCGACGGTAACCTGCACGCTTTCGCCGACCTTGCTCAGGCGCACCTGATAACGCTCGGCACGGGCTTCACGCTCTTCCTTGGTCGGTGCGCTGCCGAACATGCGGCTGAAGAAGCCAGGCTCGTTCTGCTTGTCGTCAGGCTTTTCCGACAGGTTGATGTAGTACAGGCCCAGGCTGCGGTTGATGTCCTCGACGCGCCACTGGCCGCCCTGCTCAAGCGCACGGCCCACGCCGGACCAGGCGCGGTCCAGGTCCGAGCCGAGGAACAGCACCGGGTTGCCGCTGCCGTCTTCGCTCAGGCTGACACGGCTAGGGGCGTCGAAGTCACGCGCAGCCAACAGGGAGACCGAACCGCCCTTCTCGGCGCTGCGGCTCATGCTGGCAAGCATTTCGTCGACCAGCAGCGCGTCGGCACCGGTGTTGGCCGACGTGGACGGGAATGCGGTGTCGGCGGTGCTGCCGGCCGGGCGTTCGACGCTGACGATGTATACCTCGGAGGTGTTGCGCTGCACGCCAGGCTCGATGCGCACACGGACGCGCACTTCGCTGTCGCCACTGCTGGCCGTGCTCGACAGACGCTGGCCGAGCGATGCCGACAGTTCGTCGAAACGCTGCCAGGTGGTGTTGAATTCACCAGTCTGCGGGCGTTCTTCAGCGATGCGGAAGCCATTGTCCTCGAAGAACTGGTGCGCCACCGGCCACACTTCGGCCGGCGAGTGCTGGGCCAGAACCCAGCGGCTGCTGCCGCTGCGCTGCAGGGTGTAGTCGCTGGCTTCGGCGCCAGCGGTCAGCGGTTGCGGACGCGGCACTTCGAACTCGC carries:
- the bamC gene encoding outer membrane protein assembly factor BamC is translated as MKRLAGLSALALIISSTSGCGWLWGEDGYFRDRGSDYLQAHPTAPMQLPPDAGNVKRLDPLLPIPRNVADDRATGEFEVPRPQPLTAGAEASDYTLQRSGSSRWVLAQHSPAEVWPVAHQFFEDNGFRIAEERPQTGEFNTTWQRFDELSASLGQRLSSTASSGDSEVRVRVRIEPGVQRNTSEVYIVSVERPAGSTADTAFPSTSANTGADALLVDEMLASMSRSAEKGGSVSLLAARDFDAPSRVSLSEDGSGNPVLFLGSDLDRAWSGVGRALEQGGQWRVEDINRSLGLYYINLSEKPDDKQNEPGFFSRMFGSAPTKEEREARAERYQVRLSKVGESVQVTVEKNINTVAPADVARRVLSAIQDHLG